Sequence from the Balaenoptera acutorostrata chromosome 4, mBalAcu1.1, whole genome shotgun sequence genome:
TAGAGAGAATTACCCAAGATGATACAGTGGGCCAGAGTGGGCCTGAGCCCAGGCTGCAACTGCTAAACAGAGAGCGTATGACAGGTTATAGCCAAGATTATTAAATATACAGCTAACTCTCAATTATAGTTTGCAAATTTCTAATCCCAGACTGTTCACTCCTGTTTACTAACAATATAAactaatttttatacttttcccTCTCCAACTTCCAAAAATGCCTCAGATACTTTGTGATTCTGGGATATAATCTTCTCACACTGTTTACTGGTAATAGCTTCCAGTTTTTGGAATTTACTAACATTAAATATATGCAGGTAGGACTAGCTAATACTGCCTTTAACTGTTTTTAATTTGCTTCctagttattttgtttttattttttggctgcactgcgcagcatgtaggatcttagttcccttaccaggcattgaacctgcactccctgcgttggaagcgtgcagtcttaaccactggaccaccaaggaagtccctgcttCTTAGTTATTAGCGCATTTATTTCTTAGCATTTAAAAAAGcctctcttgggacttccctggtggcgcagtggttaagaatccgcctgccaatgcaggggacatgggttcgatccctggtctgggaagatcccacatgccgcgaagcacctaagcccgtgcgccacaactactgagcccgcgtgctgctactgaagcctgcgcgcctggagtctgtgctccgcaacaaggaagccaccgcagtgagaagccacgcaccgcaacgaagagtagcccctgctcactgcaactagagaaagcccgcgcgcagcaacgaagacccaacgcagccaaaaataaaaataaaaaataaataataaataaataaataaatattttaaaaagcttctctCTTTGTACTTTGcttcttttgtattttccctAGTTCTGACATTTTCCTACAAttcatataaaaacatatttttcatcAGCAAAGGTCTTGGTGATAATCCCTTTGTGATGTGTGatgtgaaggaaattaaaaaactaCTTATTTACTGAGCATGAGGAAGGTGTAAAGGGGGTATCACCTTGGgattacaggagaaaaaaatgatttggggaaagagagagatgagataaaggagaaaggggaagagtGAGTcctaagaaaggaaggagaggaagaggaaaaggatggaAACGCCAGACCGAATTTCTGGTCTACCTTCTTGCTTACCTCTTAACCACAGAGGTCCCCAAACACTGATTTTCAACCACAGGAATGCCAGAATGACACACGGTAAGCTGCTTAGTCATCTGCACAGGCTGTCTTAGGAGCAAACAAATACTGTTCAAGATCACGTATTTATATTCCTTAACCTTGTTCTAGAAGGAGGGGTAAGATTCTGGGTGGAAGCACTTTCTTGGCTCCACACTCCCTCAGGGGAAATGTGGCCTGAGGAGGAACAGGACAGGGCCCTCTAAAGTGTGGGACTCCCTTGCCCAGGTGTGAGGGCGGGAGTAGGAATAAACCCCAGGGGTCCTCTAATCCTGCATGACACAAGCCCTGGCACTGACCCAGGCTTTGTCTACATATCTCAAAAGAGGAGGGACTCAGGATCCCAGGGCCACTCTGTACATGGGCTGCTTTGTTGGCGAGTGAACTGAAATCTGATTCCAACTTCCTGGAACTTTGAGGCCAAAGAGAAACTTTGGCCTTGGGCAAAGACTCTGTGGCTGGGATTTGCACATTTATGCAACTGCCTGGCACAAGTCAGCTATCTGGGAAATGCTAGTAAGTACAACAAGCACAATTACAAATATGTATACTTTCAAGAGGATGATAAAAAAATGTGGATTGTGTATCTCTGACAGAGGATGCCTTTGAGTCCAAGGGTGtaattaagtaaataagtaaCGGACAGCCAAGACGTGGCTGAATCAGCTTCTGCTTTGTTTCACTCTGGCCTTGAACTAGGTGTCAGTGTTTCGTCATCCTTAGAACTAAATCCTCCCTACCGAGCATTAGAGGGAAACGCAGATTGCGTTGGAGTTCACGGGGAGATGGGGAGGATTTCAatcccacaaaacaaaaacagaaatcccCAGCAGCCAGAGCTCTTCTCCCTTAGGTGTGTCCCTTATTGGCCCCTGTCTGGATCTCCTTGACTCCATGTTTCTTTTCGGGATGCTTTCTCTATCTCCTCTTTTGAGTCAAGTAGGTCCAGCTCTTGCCCTCAACTTGCATACTTCACTGGGCATGAAAAACACCTGCAAGTCAGAGTTTCTCAAAGTGCCAGCATCAGCGCTACCTGGGCATAAGGTAGGAATATAAGTTCCAGGTTTCCACCCCACACTCGCTGAGTCAGAAACGTAGCAACCTGCAGTTTAACGAGTTTTCTGGGTAAGTTCAAAGCATGCTTCCAGGTTAAATTAACCTCACCTCTGAAAACAGTTCACTCATCCTTGTTATTCAGGCAGCCCCGTAGGGAGGGAAGATGAAAACCCTTCTCTTGATGTTCCCCTCCAGCCCCCTGGTTTATCAAACTGTTCTGCCAacaaaagtatgtgtgtgtgttggcggggggaggggaattCTCATTCTAAGCCAAACTGTGGCAGACAAATGAACATCCatcataaaaaaatgttttgagagaACATTAGTAAAAGTTTAATTTGCACTCCCCAAAGGTACCCACCCATGGTCTCTTGTACATCTTTCTAGATTTCTGAGCACACAAGTAAATatgtttatacttttaaataaaaacccACAGAAGTAGTTTGTACTGTTTGCTCATTTCATGTTTTTGAAGTCTTTTCCTTGAAGGATAAGAAATACTCTGAGGTACGGAGGTATCATAAATTATTCACCCCTTCTACCCTTTTCCTTGACATTTGGGGCAGCAGTCAGACAAAACACAGAGGTATGGAGAAATCAATCAGTTGACATTCTTTGGTATTTTCACGTTTGTGGCCTTGCCAAACAGGAAATATTCGAAAAGAATACACAATTCTGATAACCAAGTAACTCTATACGTTCAGGACTACGAAAATTGCAGGGAAGAAAAGGTGGGACCAGGGACTGAGATGCGTCGACTTTACATACCCTCCGAAACCCAAAACACAAgacaattaaaaagtaaaagctaTCAAAAGCACCCAGCTTGACAGTCCCAACTTCTAAAGAAACAAATGCGACAATATTATGACCAAAGTCAGTTATAACTAACTACATTTCCAGACAAAGGGACTTCAGATCTTCAAGGCGTGCCGCGTAtacctcattttccttattttgtgtACTGCAATCCACGGACTACACCCTTTGGAGGAGAAGAACTCTTTTTCTCCACCGTTCCAGGTTTCTGGGCGTTTTACGGGCGCCGGGCGGAGGGAGCCGACGGCGCGAAAGGCAAGGCGCCACAAGCGGCCCTTTGGCCCCGCCCCCGGTGGTTCCCGGCCACTCGCGTCCCGTGGGGAGCGGGCTGAGAGCGCGGGCGGCGATTGGTTCcaggccagggtgggcggggcgcGGCGGCCCGGCATATAAAGGTGCCGCGGCTCGGCGCGGCGCTGTGTCCTCTGTTTGCGTCGGCGTTTTGTGTGTTGTTTCTCGCTTCTTGTGTGGCCTTCGCAGTGGACCGGAGCGCGTCCCCGCGAGTCATGGTGACGAAGGCAGTGTGCGTGCTGAAGGGCGACGGCCTGGTGCAGGGTACCATCCACTTCGAGCAAAAGGCAAGGACCGGCGGGGGGAGACCGGCGGCGAGGCCGTGCCCGCACACCTGTGCCCGGGAGCGGCCGGCGGGCCCTCGGGCCGCCCTCGCCACGCCCCTGGCGCGTGGGTCGGCGGGTCGGCGGGTCGGCGTACCCCGGGTCCTCGGCCGTGCGGCGCGCGACCGCGGA
This genomic interval carries:
- the LOC130708084 gene encoding uncharacterized protein LOC130708084 isoform X2 yields the protein MPGRRAPPTLAWNQSPPALSARSPRDASGREPPGAGPKGRLWRLAFRAVGSLRPAPVKRPETWNGGEKEFFSSKGCSPWIAVHKIRKMRLAVAVHFPILLFSHVGFFFVPVTWAQGLDSSSKVMSRGAFWNACSTNKLPLPSSVKPE
- the LOC130708084 gene encoding uncharacterized protein LOC130708084 isoform X3, whose product is MPGRRAPPTLAWNQSPPALSARSPRDASGREPPGAGPKGRLWRLAFRAVGSLRPAPVKRPETWNGGEKEFFSSKGCSPWIAVHKIRKMRLAVAVHFPILLFSHVGFFFVPVTWAQGLDSSSKVMSSSR